One genomic segment of Macaca fascicularis isolate 582-1 chromosome 19, T2T-MFA8v1.1 includes these proteins:
- the LOC141409129 gene encoding sperm acrosome membrane-associated protein 6-like: MALLALASAILSALLVLAVFRVPAWACLLCFTTYSERLRICQMFVGMRGPKLEECEEAFTAAFRALSDTEISEETIISVLGKVQREEPERPRGSG; this comes from the coding sequence ATGGCCCTGCTGGCCCTGGCCAGTGCCATCCTGTCTGCCCTGCTGGTCCTGGCTGTCTTCAGGGTGCCCGCCTGGGCCTGTCTCCTCTGCTTCACAACCTACTCTGAGCGCCTCCGCATCTGTCAGATGTTTGTTGGCATGCGGGGCCCCAAGCTCGAAGAGTGTGAGGAGGCCTTCACGGCCGCCTTCCGGGCTCTCTCTGACACCGAAATCAGTGAGGAGACCATCATCAGTGTCCTGGGGAAGGTGCAGAGGGAGGAACCAGAGAGGCCCAGAGGGTCAGGCtga